One part of the Mailhella massiliensis genome encodes these proteins:
- the serS gene encoding serine--tRNA ligase — protein sequence MLDLKLLQKQPEVVAKALADRHSSISVDEFLELDARRRAALTEVETLKSRRNAESAEVARKKRAGEDASELVAELGKLSDHIKELDAEVSDIKEKVYQWMLSVPNIPDASVPVGLDENDNPELHRWGTPREFPFPPRQHFEVGAARKGLDFERGAKLAGSRFCVSHGVFARLERALMNFYLDTQTTEFGATEILPPFMVNAATMLGTGQLPKFEEDLFKMPAWGYYLIPTAEVPVTNLHAGEILEEDQLPLRYTAGTPCFRSEAGSAGKDVRGLIRQHQFIKVEMVRFAHPDKSWEELENMRRCAEILLEKLELPYRTITLCTGDMGFGSAKTYDVEVWLPGQNTYREISSCSNCVDFQARRANIRFRPKGGGKPEFVHTLNGSGLPTGRSMVAVIENYQQEDGSIVIPRVLRPYMGGLEVITPDM from the coding sequence ATGCTTGATCTCAAACTGCTTCAGAAACAGCCCGAAGTGGTGGCCAAGGCCCTGGCCGACCGCCATTCCAGCATTTCCGTCGATGAATTCCTAGAACTCGACGCCCGCCGCCGCGCCGCCCTCACCGAGGTGGAAACGCTCAAGAGCCGCCGCAACGCCGAATCGGCCGAAGTTGCCCGCAAAAAGCGCGCCGGGGAAGACGCCTCCGAACTCGTTGCCGAACTCGGCAAGCTTTCCGATCACATCAAGGAACTGGACGCCGAAGTTTCCGACATCAAGGAAAAGGTGTATCAGTGGATGCTCAGCGTGCCCAACATCCCCGATGCCTCCGTGCCCGTAGGCCTCGATGAGAACGACAACCCCGAACTGCACCGCTGGGGCACGCCCCGCGAATTCCCGTTCCCGCCCAGGCAGCACTTTGAAGTGGGCGCCGCCCGGAAAGGACTGGACTTCGAACGCGGCGCCAAGCTCGCCGGTTCCCGCTTCTGCGTATCCCACGGCGTGTTCGCCCGCCTGGAACGCGCGCTCATGAACTTCTACCTCGACACGCAGACCACGGAATTCGGCGCCACCGAAATTCTGCCCCCCTTCATGGTCAACGCCGCCACCATGCTGGGCACGGGGCAGCTGCCCAAGTTCGAGGAAGACCTGTTCAAGATGCCCGCATGGGGCTACTACCTCATCCCCACGGCCGAAGTGCCCGTCACCAACCTGCACGCCGGAGAAATTCTTGAGGAAGACCAGCTTCCTCTGCGCTATACCGCGGGCACGCCCTGCTTCCGCTCCGAAGCCGGTTCCGCCGGCAAGGACGTGCGCGGACTCATCCGCCAGCATCAGTTCATCAAGGTGGAAATGGTGCGCTTCGCCCATCCCGACAAGTCCTGGGAAGAGCTGGAAAACATGCGCCGCTGCGCGGAAATCCTGCTGGAAAAGCTGGAGCTGCCCTACCGCACCATCACCCTCTGCACCGGCGACATGGGCTTCGGTTCCGCCAAGACCTACGATGTGGAAGTGTGGCTGCCCGGTCAGAACACCTACCGCGAAATTTCCTCCTGCTCCAACTGCGTGGACTTCCAGGCCCGTCGCGCCAACATCCGCTTCCGTCCCAAGGGCGGCGGCAAGCCTGAATTCGTGCACACCCTCAACGGCTCCGGCCTGCCCACCGGCCGTTCCATGGTGGCCGTGATTGAAAACTACCAGCAGGAAGACGGCTCCATCGTCATCCCCAGGGTGCTTCGTCCCTACATGGGCGGCCTTGAGGTCATCACGCCCGACATGTAG
- a CDS encoding cell envelope integrity protein TolA, protein MTDGERLWTGIALSLFLHFTLLLCDAPEPEQAPLFRAVLDMDEESTLSQSGARQGTGIQSSSAQDREEAEKLDRKRRAYLRYLDDVDDAIHARRLDFGETSLIGVALCAFTIAPDGTFSDARIVTGSGRPELDASALRAVRAASGVVPRPEILGSAPIHVSLQVKYQYGLQ, encoded by the coding sequence ATGACGGACGGCGAACGACTCTGGACAGGCATCGCGCTGTCGCTGTTTCTGCACTTCACCCTGCTCCTCTGCGACGCCCCGGAACCGGAGCAGGCGCCCCTTTTCCGCGCCGTGCTGGACATGGACGAGGAATCCACCCTCTCCCAGAGCGGCGCACGGCAGGGCACGGGAATTCAATCCTCCTCCGCTCAGGACAGAGAGGAAGCGGAAAAGCTCGACCGGAAACGCCGCGCCTACCTGCGCTACCTTGACGATGTGGACGACGCCATCCATGCGCGCAGGCTCGATTTCGGCGAGACCTCGCTCATCGGCGTGGCGCTCTGCGCCTTCACCATCGCGCCCGACGGCACCTTCAGCGATGCCCGCATCGTCACCGGCTCCGGCAGGCCGGAACTGGACGCCTCGGCCCTGCGTGCGGTACGCGCCGCAAGCGGCGTCGTGCCCCGGCCGGAAATTCTGGGCTCGGCCCCCATCCACGTTTCCCTTCAGGTGAAATACCAGTACGGGCTGCAATAA
- a CDS encoding GntR family transcriptional regulator yields the protein MSKQKLIEQQLEQALMEGRWKLFERLPAERQLAEELNVNRTTLRAALSALAGRGILETTHGSGTRVRALPSEHPAQCVLTDKIYASLLIVPPIIHASSLIIRPSQILSLERLLPVAGTALRNDDTKAFVQAHIQFFMEAARFINNTSISAALASCLPDGKSLVRLFHSCGLQQNEMLFAHLARILSAMRHADAADASAAAQAYFSTLQTLAEKK from the coding sequence ATGAGCAAGCAGAAACTGATTGAACAGCAGCTGGAGCAGGCTCTTATGGAGGGGCGCTGGAAGCTGTTCGAACGCCTGCCTGCCGAACGCCAGCTGGCCGAGGAACTGAACGTCAACCGAACCACGCTGCGGGCCGCCCTGAGCGCTCTTGCCGGGCGCGGCATACTGGAAACCACCCACGGCAGCGGCACACGCGTGCGCGCTCTGCCCTCCGAGCACCCCGCCCAGTGCGTTCTGACCGACAAGATATACGCAAGCCTGCTCATCGTGCCCCCCATCATCCATGCCTCATCCCTCATCATACGCCCCTCGCAGATTCTCAGTCTCGAAAGGCTGCTGCCCGTAGCCGGGACGGCCCTGCGCAATGACGATACCAAGGCCTTTGTTCAGGCGCACATCCAGTTTTTCATGGAAGCGGCCCGCTTCATCAACAACACCAGCATAAGCGCGGCGCTCGCCTCCTGCCTGCCCGACGGCAAAAGTCTGGTACGCCTTTTCCACTCCTGCGGGCTGCAGCAGAACGAAATGCTCTTCGCACACCTGGCAAGGATACTCAGCGCCATGCGCCACGCCGATGCAGCCGACGCTTCGGCCGCGGCGCAGGCCTATTTCTCCACCCTGCAGACGCTGGCGGAAAAAAAATGA
- a CDS encoding iron-sulfur cluster assembly scaffold protein produces the protein MIYSSEVEHMCPVAKGAYHGPAPIPEEGKWVQAKQIGDISGLTHGIGWCAPQQGACKLTLNVKNGIIEEALVETLGCSGMTHSAAMASEILPGKTILEALNTDLVCDAINVAMRELFLQIVYGRSQTAFSEGGLPIGASLEDLGKGMRSQVGTMFGTKLKGARYLEMAEGYVTQLALNADNEIIGYEFLNLGKFTDALKKGEDPAAALEKAKGRYGQFADAVKYIDPRKE, from the coding sequence ATGATCTATTCCTCGGAAGTCGAACACATGTGTCCGGTGGCGAAAGGGGCGTATCACGGCCCCGCGCCCATCCCGGAGGAAGGCAAATGGGTGCAGGCGAAGCAGATCGGCGACATTTCCGGCCTGACCCACGGCATCGGCTGGTGCGCGCCGCAGCAGGGCGCGTGCAAGCTTACCCTCAACGTCAAGAACGGCATCATTGAAGAAGCGCTGGTGGAAACCCTGGGCTGCTCCGGCATGACCCATTCGGCGGCCATGGCCTCCGAAATACTTCCGGGCAAGACCATCCTGGAAGCGCTGAACACCGACCTTGTCTGCGACGCCATCAACGTGGCCATGCGCGAACTGTTCCTGCAGATCGTCTACGGCCGCAGCCAGACGGCCTTCTCGGAAGGCGGGCTCCCCATCGGCGCCAGCCTCGAAGACCTCGGCAAGGGTATGCGCAGCCAGGTAGGCACCATGTTCGGCACCAAGCTCAAGGGCGCGCGCTATCTGGAAATGGCCGAAGGCTATGTCACGCAGCTTGCGCTGAACGCCGACAACGAAATCATCGGCTATGAATTCCTCAACCTCGGCAAGTTCACCGACGCGCTCAAGAAGGGAGAAGACCCCGCCGCCGCGCTGGAAAAGGCCAAGGGCCGTTACGGGCAGTTCGCAGACGCCGTGAAATATATCGATCCGAGAAAGGAATAA
- a CDS encoding vWA domain-containing protein, whose translation MNGTTELVFILDRSGSMYGLESDTIGGFNAVLEKQKKAEGKVLLSTVLFNQETAILHDRRDIREIPALTAEDYSVSGCTALYDAVGGAIRHIRNVHRYIRPEDVPDHTLFVITTDGLENASSRFSAGEVRKMIEEQKEKGWEFLFLGANIDAESTARDFGLSEKNAADFICDGAGIRTMYESLSHVCSCFARTGVIEGDWKSRIREDYERRGGKDGRRFGRKDSFSLRDMLRTMRGGSFIL comes from the coding sequence ATGAACGGCACAACGGAACTCGTCTTCATTCTCGACCGCAGCGGCTCCATGTACGGGCTGGAATCCGACACCATCGGCGGCTTCAACGCCGTACTCGAAAAACAGAAGAAGGCAGAAGGAAAGGTGCTTCTTTCCACGGTACTGTTCAATCAGGAAACCGCAATCCTGCATGACCGCAGGGATATCCGCGAGATTCCTGCGCTCACGGCGGAAGACTACTCCGTTTCCGGCTGTACGGCGCTGTACGACGCCGTGGGCGGGGCCATACGGCATATACGCAACGTGCACCGCTACATCCGGCCGGAAGACGTGCCGGATCACACCCTTTTCGTCATCACCACGGACGGACTGGAAAACGCCAGCAGCCGTTTTTCCGCCGGAGAGGTGCGCAAAATGATCGAAGAGCAGAAGGAAAAGGGCTGGGAGTTCCTTTTTCTCGGCGCAAACATCGACGCGGAGTCCACGGCGCGGGATTTCGGTCTTTCCGAAAAGAATGCCGCAGATTTCATCTGCGACGGCGCGGGCATACGCACCATGTACGAGTCTCTTTCCCATGTCTGTTCCTGTTTTGCCCGGACCGGCGTCATAGAGGGAGACTGGAAGAGCCGCATCAGGGAAGACTATGAACGCCGGGGAGGAAAGGACGGCAGGCGCTTCGGGCGGAAGGATTCTTTTTCCCTGCGCGATATGCTGCGTACCATGCGGGGAGGCTCCTTCATTCTGTAA
- a CDS encoding carboxylesterase/lipase family protein, with product MNRRQFLYSGAAAALMTALPFRARATEGPIVHTPKGDLRGLVIDGVHVFRGVPCGMPPFEGKYRLALPEPVAPWKGVLDAAAFGDIPLQLGRGTSKPVGGGDCLRVNIWTPAPGKSNCPVMVYIPGGGSTTCDNNDIRFDGTAFAGDGVILVTINYRVNVDGFLKIKGVPANIALRDMMFGLRWVQDNIAAFGGNPDNVTVFGQSAGATHITSLLSSPMAKGLFRRAILQSPAALAQYDADLASKVAESLLAFYGVENSRDAVAALSPEKLLSFPAFLSAQNKKPEWCRMLGGNIALFKPYYDGEVLKKRPVDAIAEGAARGVDIMVGTAEEEWRWYTVPNGAIDKIGEGAVKGFVDSTGFSSDIVESYRKAGRGNTPGELFTALQSDFIFRMPANKVLESQKKAGGNAWAYSFAWKSDAANGRLGAAHSVDLPFVFKTLHKDSSRVKNSVGINPPDSLAEAMHSAWVRFAKEGNPGWTPFDTEKRMTMRFNTESAEVSDPWKTERETMILK from the coding sequence ATGAACAGACGCCAGTTTCTCTATTCCGGCGCCGCTGCGGCGCTTATGACTGCCCTGCCTTTCCGTGCCCGTGCGACGGAAGGGCCCATTGTCCATACTCCGAAGGGAGACCTGCGCGGCCTCGTGATCGACGGGGTGCATGTTTTCCGGGGCGTCCCCTGCGGAATGCCTCCCTTTGAAGGCAAATACCGCCTCGCCCTGCCGGAACCCGTCGCTCCCTGGAAAGGCGTGCTGGACGCCGCCGCCTTCGGAGACATTCCTCTTCAGCTCGGCAGGGGCACGTCGAAGCCTGTGGGCGGAGGCGACTGCCTGCGCGTGAATATCTGGACGCCCGCCCCCGGCAAAAGCAACTGCCCCGTCATGGTTTACATTCCCGGCGGCGGCAGCACCACCTGCGACAACAACGACATACGTTTCGACGGTACGGCCTTTGCCGGGGACGGCGTGATTCTCGTCACCATCAACTACCGCGTGAACGTGGACGGCTTCTTGAAGATCAAGGGCGTTCCGGCCAACATCGCCCTGCGCGACATGATGTTCGGCCTGCGCTGGGTGCAGGACAACATCGCCGCCTTCGGCGGCAACCCCGACAACGTCACGGTGTTCGGCCAGTCCGCCGGCGCCACGCACATCACCTCACTGCTGTCTTCTCCCATGGCGAAAGGTCTCTTCCGGCGCGCCATCCTCCAGAGCCCCGCGGCGCTTGCCCAGTACGACGCCGACCTCGCCTCAAAGGTTGCGGAAAGCCTGCTGGCCTTCTACGGTGTGGAAAACAGCCGTGACGCCGTGGCCGCCCTTTCCCCGGAAAAGCTGCTCTCCTTCCCCGCCTTCCTTTCCGCACAGAACAAAAAGCCCGAATGGTGCCGTATGCTGGGCGGCAACATCGCCCTGTTCAAGCCCTACTATGACGGCGAAGTGCTGAAAAAACGCCCTGTGGACGCCATTGCGGAAGGCGCTGCGCGCGGCGTGGACATCATGGTGGGAACGGCGGAAGAAGAATGGCGCTGGTACACCGTGCCGAACGGAGCCATCGACAAGATAGGCGAAGGCGCGGTCAAAGGATTTGTGGACTCCACGGGCTTTTCCTCCGATATCGTGGAAAGCTACCGCAAGGCCGGACGCGGCAATACCCCCGGCGAACTGTTCACCGCCCTTCAGTCCGATTTCATATTCCGTATGCCCGCCAACAAGGTGCTGGAAAGCCAGAAAAAGGCCGGCGGCAACGCCTGGGCCTACTCCTTCGCCTGGAAGAGCGACGCGGCAAACGGACGCCTGGGCGCGGCCCACAGCGTGGATCTGCCCTTCGTTTTCAAAACGCTGCATAAGGATTCCTCCCGCGTGAAGAACTCCGTGGGAATCAATCCCCCGGATTCTCTGGCCGAAGCCATGCACAGTGCCTGGGTGCGCTTTGCCAAGGAAGGCAACCCCGGCTGGACGCCCTTCGATACCGAAAAACGCATGACCATGCGCTTCAACACCGAAAGCGCGGAAGTCTCCGACCCGTGGAAGACCGAACGCGAAACCATGATCCTGAAATAA
- a CDS encoding MotA/TolQ/ExbB proton channel family protein: protein MNIFLMGGWMMWPLALISIMVTAIVVERLLLFSTCRFPAKGFAALLEDAVRGDAGPLVEAVERVGMLRRFAALLDEEGPGREAALRIEGEAVVKSLEARLPLLSILAKLAPLMGLLGTVLGMISTFSEIANAQAGINMNQLAGGIWQALITTAAGLFIAIPALFFLHYFQTRTDDVASALSEAANAVLAAEEEKP from the coding sequence ATGAACATATTTCTGATGGGCGGCTGGATGATGTGGCCTCTGGCGCTCATTTCCATCATGGTCACGGCCATCGTGGTGGAACGCCTTCTCCTGTTCTCCACCTGCCGCTTCCCGGCAAAAGGCTTTGCCGCCCTTCTGGAGGATGCCGTACGGGGCGATGCCGGGCCTCTGGTGGAAGCGGTGGAACGCGTGGGAATGCTGCGCCGCTTCGCCGCCCTGCTGGACGAAGAAGGCCCGGGCAGAGAAGCCGCGCTGCGCATCGAAGGCGAAGCCGTGGTAAAAAGCCTTGAGGCAAGGCTCCCTCTGTTGTCCATTCTTGCGAAGCTCGCCCCGCTCATGGGACTTCTCGGCACGGTACTCGGCATGATCTCCACCTTTTCCGAAATAGCGAACGCCCAGGCGGGCATCAACATGAATCAGCTTGCAGGGGGTATCTGGCAGGCTCTCATCACCACGGCGGCGGGCCTGTTCATCGCCATTCCGGCGCTGTTCTTCCTGCATTACTTCCAGACAAGAACAGACGATGTGGCCTCGGCCCTTTCGGAGGCGGCCAACGCCGTGCTGGCCGCGGAGGAGGAAAAGCCGTGA
- a CDS encoding ExbD/TolR family protein translates to MISLRPRRTRSTELDLTPVMDVIFILLIFFIVASAFAVRGLDIDLPAAHSSQALSGRVVEVRLEEDGSFLCDGVPVEREFLRYRLQDIVRNFRKEPGQLVLKASPRAPVEALIFVVDEVRMLGGEKLMVATSRPEER, encoded by the coding sequence GTGATCAGCCTGCGCCCCCGCAGAACGCGCAGCACGGAGCTGGATCTCACGCCCGTCATGGACGTCATCTTCATCCTGCTCATCTTCTTCATCGTGGCCTCGGCCTTTGCCGTGCGCGGGCTGGATATCGACCTGCCCGCCGCGCATTCCAGTCAGGCCCTTTCCGGCCGCGTGGTGGAAGTGCGCCTTGAGGAGGACGGAAGCTTTCTGTGCGACGGCGTGCCCGTGGAACGGGAATTTCTCCGCTACAGGCTGCAGGACATCGTGCGCAATTTCCGAAAGGAACCCGGTCAGCTCGTGCTGAAGGCCAGCCCCCGGGCCCCCGTGGAAGCGCTTATTTTCGTTGTGGACGAGGTGCGTATGCTCGGCGGTGAAAAGCTCATGGTCGCCACCTCCCGCCCGGAAGAAAGGTAA
- a CDS encoding twin-arginine translocation signal domain-containing protein: MNRREFLKGASLGIGAGAIGAMGLYSYTPMRKAFLPEVHRQLTDFGVCKSVKVTNISETSWFDNGVFMKNVTGAGGLLVDQYTYNWAPFGNGKGIGKGTYKEGLAKIKPYIQKGDLHEAWAIAKENSVDADNAGGFSCLVEIEAMDGTKTKYLFDCGWNYDWMEESFKREGIDNMLANGEIAGFIQTHEHMDHYWAFPVVAKYAPNIHVYTPNTFYEEGKNYLKESGHVGEWTEVKKGLYPLQPGVALYQFECPIIFRVFGEMSLYCNVKDVGLVSITGCCHQGIILFADTAYKELKYEKDKFYGLYGGLHISPFDDWDPKYDDLVIGLKKWDLQRVGCNHCTGLITAQKFVDVGYPVVKGTARFRSKTTNYLGNGDIITFPG, translated from the coding sequence ATGAACAGACGTGAATTTCTGAAAGGCGCATCTCTCGGCATCGGCGCCGGCGCGATCGGCGCCATGGGCCTTTATTCCTATACGCCCATGCGCAAGGCCTTCCTGCCCGAAGTACACCGTCAGCTGACCGACTTCGGCGTCTGCAAATCCGTCAAGGTGACGAACATCTCGGAAACCAGCTGGTTCGACAACGGCGTGTTCATGAAGAACGTGACCGGCGCGGGCGGCCTGCTTGTGGACCAGTACACCTACAACTGGGCGCCTTTCGGCAACGGCAAGGGCATAGGCAAGGGTACCTACAAGGAAGGCCTGGCGAAAATCAAGCCCTACATCCAGAAGGGCGATCTGCACGAAGCCTGGGCCATTGCCAAGGAAAATTCCGTGGATGCCGACAACGCGGGCGGCTTCTCCTGCCTCGTGGAAATCGAGGCCATGGACGGCACCAAGACCAAGTACCTGTTCGACTGCGGCTGGAACTACGACTGGATGGAGGAAAGCTTCAAGCGCGAAGGCATCGACAACATGCTCGCCAACGGCGAAATCGCGGGCTTCATCCAGACTCACGAACACATGGACCATTACTGGGCCTTCCCCGTGGTGGCCAAGTACGCCCCCAACATCCATGTCTACACCCCGAACACCTTCTATGAGGAAGGCAAGAACTACCTCAAGGAATCCGGGCATGTGGGTGAATGGACGGAAGTGAAGAAGGGCCTCTATCCCCTTCAGCCGGGCGTGGCGCTGTACCAGTTCGAGTGCCCCATCATCTTCCGCGTGTTCGGCGAAATGTCCCTGTACTGCAACGTGAAGGACGTGGGCCTTGTGAGCATCACGGGCTGCTGCCATCAGGGCATCATCCTCTTCGCGGATACGGCCTACAAGGAACTCAAGTACGAAAAGGACAAGTTCTACGGCCTTTACGGCGGCCTGCACATCTCCCCCTTCGACGACTGGGACCCCAAGTACGACGACCTCGTCATCGGCCTGAAGAAGTGGGATCTGCAGCGCGTAGGCTGCAACCACTGCACGGGTCTCATCACGGCGCAGAAATTCGTCGACGTGGGTTACCCCGTGGTGAAGGGCACGGCCCGCTTCCGCTCCAAGACCACCAACTATCTGGGTAACGGCGACATCATCACCTTCCCCGGATAA
- a CDS encoding CobW family GTP-binding protein, whose amino-acid sequence MKLEKILPRSLGDSDSDCASIFTSLVMAAHFERSRARALGWRGVRPCASSHPAWTCRVAGSDHVFGIRFDGEHIKDFPGGTRWLRGHFSLYVFPDAQSPLLDIFPLDALRFALLPEYGNAIREFSGGEPKLQPFLLGDMRMDVSFAGNALALTLEAPARHRVICADGLRAQDGWLIEPGAPECDVPAFSLFLRLFAVIAATAEQELGEKASVFRGMRTVPRLLFHADSTLDECEEEKETLLSLSAAFGPAPEENSLRPLRDIPARHRPDDMERHLRPVLHVLTGFLGAGKTTFLRRWLDFLHGRERFTGVIQNEFGKVELDATLMKGDTIVEALDEGCVCCSLADSLRPGLERIISAMPAEQFVLETTGLANPANIMEELGNLRDLVTPGLVITVADALDLCGRQDGQGKEDTGIRLAQLQKADVIILNKCDAVDADALEKLTNHLQSLNAKALILHSRFGNIPFGELDAWIDAHADTRLPSHSPRLMRMGEHAATHAEEGYVAKAVSFDHALSVPELERLLQSAGPGLCRAKGIINMEGEGPCVVQYAAGRLDITPAPDETPIDLVLIGTGLTV is encoded by the coding sequence ATGAAACTGGAAAAAATTCTTCCTCGCTCTCTCGGCGACAGCGATTCCGACTGCGCGAGCATCTTCACTTCCCTCGTCATGGCCGCCCATTTCGAGCGCAGCCGGGCACGGGCGCTCGGCTGGCGGGGGGTGCGCCCCTGCGCCTCCAGCCATCCTGCATGGACCTGCCGCGTGGCCGGAAGCGACCATGTGTTCGGCATCCGCTTCGACGGAGAACACATCAAGGACTTTCCCGGCGGTACGCGCTGGCTGCGCGGGCACTTCAGCCTCTATGTCTTCCCCGACGCACAGTCTCCCCTTCTGGACATTTTTCCCCTGGACGCCCTGCGCTTCGCCCTTCTGCCCGAATACGGCAACGCCATCCGGGAATTTTCCGGCGGCGAACCCAAACTTCAGCCCTTCCTGCTCGGGGATATGCGCATGGACGTTTCCTTTGCCGGCAACGCCCTCGCCCTTACGCTGGAAGCACCGGCAAGGCACCGCGTCATCTGCGCCGACGGGCTGCGAGCCCAGGACGGGTGGCTCATAGAACCCGGCGCGCCGGAATGCGACGTGCCCGCCTTCAGCCTCTTCCTGCGGCTTTTCGCCGTCATCGCCGCCACGGCGGAACAGGAACTCGGAGAAAAGGCCTCCGTCTTCCGGGGGATGCGCACCGTTCCCCGCCTTCTTTTCCATGCCGACAGCACTCTGGACGAGTGCGAAGAGGAAAAGGAGACTCTGCTTTCGCTCTCCGCCGCCTTCGGCCCCGCCCCGGAAGAAAACTCGCTCCGCCCCCTGCGGGACATTCCCGCAAGGCACAGGCCGGACGACATGGAGCGGCACCTCCGCCCCGTGCTGCATGTGCTCACGGGCTTTCTCGGCGCGGGCAAAACCACCTTCCTGCGCCGCTGGCTGGACTTTCTGCACGGCCGCGAACGCTTCACCGGCGTCATTCAGAACGAATTCGGCAAGGTGGAACTCGACGCCACGCTTATGAAGGGCGACACCATCGTGGAAGCGCTGGACGAAGGCTGCGTATGCTGTTCCCTCGCGGACAGCCTGCGCCCGGGGCTGGAACGCATCATCTCCGCCATGCCCGCCGAGCAGTTCGTGCTGGAAACCACGGGCCTTGCCAACCCCGCCAACATCATGGAGGAACTCGGCAACCTGCGCGACCTCGTCACTCCCGGGCTCGTCATCACCGTGGCGGACGCGCTGGATCTGTGCGGACGGCAGGACGGACAGGGCAAGGAAGATACGGGCATACGCCTCGCCCAGCTGCAGAAGGCCGACGTCATCATCCTGAACAAATGCGACGCCGTGGACGCCGACGCGCTGGAAAAACTCACCAATCATCTGCAGAGTCTCAACGCAAAGGCGCTCATCCTGCATTCGCGCTTCGGCAACATCCCCTTCGGCGAACTGGACGCCTGGATAGACGCCCATGCCGACACGCGCCTGCCTTCCCACAGCCCGCGGCTCATGCGTATGGGGGAACACGCCGCAACCCATGCCGAAGAAGGCTATGTGGCAAAGGCCGTAAGCTTCGACCATGCTCTTTCCGTACCGGAACTGGAACGTCTTCTCCAGAGCGCGGGCCCGGGCCTGTGCCGGGCCAAGGGCATCATCAACATGGAAGGGGAAGGCCCCTGCGTGGTGCAGTACGCCGCAGGGCGGCTCGACATCACGCCCGCCCCGGACGAAACTCCCATCGACCTCGTGCTCATCGGCACGGGCCTGACCGTATGA
- a CDS encoding metallophosphoesterase produces the protein MAKTIARRDILKMSAAATLCAAAGVLAKSSTAEAGDTKSLLRAGIITDMHKTSKADSSTRIYSASMDKMKVFIDAMKKEKPAFIIELGDFVDTLAPGSDPAANLRDIEALFTSFAGPAYHVLGNHDFDNLKREAFLSGVVNTGIEKGRTYYSFEAEGVHCIVLDADYTPKNFRPYDMNTPEDTFWTWVDTIIPPQEMEWLEKDLKSTDKPVLVFSHQTLDRVDEQDHNIKNASAVRRLLEESGKVLAVISGHDHQGGYSNIKGIHYVVLNGNVGVNDTRTWEATSLEKGRGVHNDNQFCVLDVQKKGKTYTLSFEGYGRQPSYRLERTL, from the coding sequence ATGGCAAAGACCATCGCCCGACGCGACATCTTGAAAATGAGTGCGGCCGCCACTCTCTGCGCCGCCGCCGGCGTTCTTGCAAAAAGCAGCACCGCCGAAGCCGGGGATACGAAGAGCCTGCTCAGGGCCGGCATCATCACCGACATGCACAAAACCAGCAAGGCCGACAGCAGCACCCGCATCTACTCCGCCTCCATGGACAAGATGAAGGTCTTCATCGACGCCATGAAGAAGGAAAAGCCCGCCTTCATCATCGAACTCGGAGACTTCGTGGATACGCTGGCCCCCGGCTCCGATCCCGCCGCCAACCTGCGCGACATCGAAGCGCTGTTCACCTCCTTTGCCGGTCCCGCCTACCATGTGCTGGGCAATCACGACTTCGACAATCTGAAGCGCGAAGCCTTCCTCTCCGGCGTCGTCAACACCGGCATTGAAAAGGGCAGAACCTACTACTCCTTCGAAGCCGAAGGCGTGCACTGCATCGTGCTCGACGCCGACTATACGCCGAAAAACTTCCGCCCCTACGACATGAACACCCCCGAAGACACGTTCTGGACGTGGGTGGACACCATCATCCCGCCTCAGGAAATGGAATGGCTGGAAAAGGACCTCAAGAGCACCGACAAGCCCGTGCTGGTGTTCAGCCATCAGACCCTGGACCGCGTGGACGAACAGGACCACAACATCAAGAACGCCTCCGCCGTGCGCAGGCTGCTGGAGGAAAGCGGAAAGGTGCTCGCCGTCATTTCCGGGCACGACCATCAGGGCGGCTACTCCAACATCAAGGGCATTCACTATGTGGTGCTCAACGGCAACGTGGGCGTCAACGATACCCGCACCTGGGAAGCCACCAGCCTTGAAAAGGGCCGCGGCGTTCACAACGACAATCAGTTCTGCGTGCTCGACGTTCAGAAGAAGGGCAAGACCTATACCCTCAGCTTCGAAGGCTACGGCCGTCAGCCGAGCTACCGGCTGGAAAGAACGCTCTAG